The DNA region CTGACCCCGCCAGACGTAGTCGGTCAGGACCGATACATCGGCGTTGACATCAGCCTTGATCTCTCCGGCCGAAGCAGGACCGGCGATGAGTAAACCCGTGAGCATAGATAAAATCATCCATGAGAAGATTCGTCGTTCCATTCCTGTTCCCCTTTTCCATGTTCGGATTCAGGGGGCCGGGACACCCGCCCGGCCCCCATCCAGATTTCTATTGCAGCCCCGTGAGGCTGAAGTTCGAATAGGCCTCAAGGCCGTGCTCACCCACGTCGAGCCCGTCCTTCTCTTCCTCTTCCGTTACCCGGAGCCCCATCGTCATGTCGATCACCTTGAAGAGGATGAAGGTGGTCGGGAAGACCCAGAGGAAGTCGGCGCCGATCCCTAACAACTGCACCCCGACCAGCTTGACCGAGAACCCCGAGGCATTGAAGAGCCCCGCCGCCAGTGTCCCCCATGCACCGCAGACACCGTGTACGGAGACCGCTCCGACCGGATCGTCGATCTTCAGTTTCTGGTCGATGAAGACCACCGACAGGACCACAAGGACCCCGGCGATCAGCCCGATCAGCACGGCGCTCGTAATCGAGACGTTGGCGCAGCCCGCCGTAATCGCCACCAGGCCGGCCAGGGTGCCGTTCAGCGTCATGCTCGCCTCCGGCTTCCCGAACATCACCCATGCGGTGAGCATCGCCGAGACCGCCCCGGCCGCCGCAGCGAGGTTCGTGTTGACAGCGATCCCCGCGATGTCGGTGTTCGCCGCCGTCGTGCTTCCGGGGTTGAACCCGAACCACCCGAACCAGAGTATAAAGACACCCAATGCCGCGAGGGGGATGTTGTGCCCCGGGATCGCGCGGGCCTTGCCGTCGGAGGTGTACTTCCCGATCCGGGGACCGAGCACGATCGCCCCTGCCAGGGCCGCCCAGCCGCCCACCGAATGGACGACGCTGGAACCCGCGAAATCGATGAAGCCGAGATTCTCCAGCCACCCGCCGCCGTGGAAGAGACCGCCCCAGGCCCAGGAACCGAAAACGGGATAGATCACGGCGGAGATCACCGCGCTGTAGATCAGGTACCCCACGAACTTCGTCCGCTCCGCCATCGCCCCGGAGACGATCGTCGCCGCCGTCGCTGCAAAGACGACCTGGAACATCCAGAAGGCGAGTGTCCAGGGATCGCCCCCGCGGGTAAAGTCGGAGAGAAAGAATCCGCTCGTTCCGAACCAGCCGGTTTTCGTCACACCGAACATGATCCCGAAACCGACCGCCCAGTAGACGAGACTCCCCATGCAGAAGTCCATCAGGTTCTTCATTATGATATTGACGGCATTCTTCGCCCGGGTGAAACCGGTCTCCACCATGGCGAACCCCGCCTGCATGAAAAAGACCAGGAAGGCCGCCACCAGCGTCCAGACGAAATCGAGATGGTGCTGCACCTTCGCGATCGCCACGGTGTTCCCCGCGACGGTGTGTGCCGTACCGGCGCCGAAGGCGGCCGGCGACAGCGCAAGAACAACGACCCCTGCAATCATCAATCCTCTGCGAAACATTGCATGTCTCCTTATCCGGCCTACACGGCCTCATGCCCCCGCTCGCCGGTCCGTATCCGGACCGTCTCCTCCACGGGGATCACAAAAATTTTTCCATCACCTATTCGACCGGACCGGGCCTTTTCCAGGACCGTATCGATCACGCCTGAAACCCGGTCCTTCGGAACGACCACCTCGATCTTGATCTTCGGGATAAAATCGATGGTGTACTCGCTCCCACGGTAAACCTCGGTATGCCCCTTCTGGCGGCCATACCCCTTGACTTCGGTCACCGTCAGACCGGTGATTCCGGCATCGGTCAATCCCTCACGTACCTCGTCCAATCTTCCCGGCTGAATAATGCATTCAACTTTTTTCATTGCCTGACTCCTTTCTGATTTGATCAAATCAATCTTAAAACAAAGCAAGGGGAGTGCCAACCTCCCCCTGCTTCTCTATTTTCCAAAAATAAATTTGTAACACCCTGTTCTTACGGTCATTTACAGGGAGATCTCACGGCAGCCGGACTTGATTCAATCCTGTTCCGGTCGACGGGATTGAAGGAGACACGACAATCCCGTCGGCCGGTACGACAAAATCGTAAGGGATCCATCCTCCCGGCGGTCAGTCGTGGTAACCATGCTCACCGTGCTGTGTCTCGTCGAGTCCTCTCAGCTCTTCTTCATCGCTGACCCGGATCCCCATGGTCTTGTCCAGGACCCACAGGATCACCAGTGTAAGGACGAACGCGTAGAGGGCCGTCGCCCCGACCGCCGTCAACTGGACGAGGAGCTGCCGTCCGTTTCCTCCGATCAGCCCCGTCCCGCCGACCGTGGCGAAGAGACCCGTGGCGATCGCCCCGAATGTACCGCCCACACCGTGTACACCGAAGGCGTCGAGGGAATCATCGTAGCCTGCGCGGGACTTCAGCATCACGGCGAAGTAGCAGATGACCCCTGCGGCCAGCCCGATCACGATCGCCCAGGGAGGCGTGACGAAACCGGCGGCCGGGGTGATCGCAACCAGGCCTGCGACGATCCCCGAGGCGGCGCCTAAAGCACTCGGCTGTTTCTGCACCCGCCACTCTGTGAACATCCAGGAGAGCGAGGCCGCCGCCGCTGCGATCTGGGTGTTCGTGAAAGCCAGGGCCGCGCTCCCGTTCGAGGCAAGGGCCGATCCGGCATTGAAACCGAACCACCCGAACCAGAGCAGGCCCGCGCCGAGGAGGGTCAGGGTCAGGTTGTGCG from Deltaproteobacteria bacterium includes:
- a CDS encoding ammonium transporter, whose protein sequence is MFRRGLMIAGVVVLALSPAAFGAGTAHTVAGNTVAIAKVQHHLDFVWTLVAAFLVFFMQAGFAMVETGFTRAKNAVNIIMKNLMDFCMGSLVYWAVGFGIMFGVTKTGWFGTSGFFLSDFTRGGDPWTLAFWMFQVVFAATAATIVSGAMAERTKFVGYLIYSAVISAVIYPVFGSWAWGGLFHGGGWLENLGFIDFAGSSVVHSVGGWAALAGAIVLGPRIGKYTSDGKARAIPGHNIPLAALGVFILWFGWFGFNPGSTTAANTDIAGIAVNTNLAAAAGAVSAMLTAWVMFGKPEASMTLNGTLAGLVAITAGCANVSITSAVLIGLIAGVLVVLSVVFIDQKLKIDDPVGAVSVHGVCGAWGTLAAGLFNASGFSVKLVGVQLLGIGADFLWVFPTTFILFKVIDMTMGLRVTEEEEKDGLDVGEHGLEAYSNFSLTGLQ
- a CDS encoding P-II family nitrogen regulator, with amino-acid sequence MKKVECIIQPGRLDEVREGLTDAGITGLTVTEVKGYGRQKGHTEVYRGSEYTIDFIPKIKIEVVVPKDRVSGVIDTVLEKARSGRIGDGKIFVIPVEETVRIRTGERGHEAV